In Brachybacterium fresconis, the genomic stretch CCGGCCTGCCCCGGCAGGAGGCCGAACGCCTGCGCGCGATGGTGACCGACCGCGGCATCGAGATCATGGCCGCCCTGTGAGCACGCCCGAGCAGCATCCGGGCTCCGCCCCGCCGGGCCCCGCTCCCGCAGACTCCGACCCGTCGGGCGCCGCCGCGCCGGACGCCGCCCCGTCGGATCCTGCCGCGCCGCCGACTCCCCGCCGCCGCACCCACCCGATCACGCCGCTGGTGACCGGTTGGAAGATCGTCGTCGGCATCGTCGCGGTGATCTCCGCCCAGAACATCGCCCGGTTGGTCGAGGACTTCACCGTGACCCGCGCGCTGATCGGCGCCGGCGTGCTGGTCGCGGCGATCGTCGTCGCCATCGCGCTGTCCGGCATCAGCTGGTGGTTCATGACCTATGCGGTCGACGACGACGGGGTCTCCCTGCACACCGGAATGATCAGCAAGTCCCGTCAGTACGCTCCCCGCGCCCGGATCGAGTCCGTCTCCGTCGAGCGCCCGCTGCTGGCGCGGGTGCTCGGACTGGCCAAGGTGCGGGTCGAGCTCGCCGGCGGCGGCGAGTCCTACCTCGACATCGAGTACATCCGCTCCGCCGACGCCGAGCGGCTGCGGCGCCGGATCCTCGGCATCGCCGCCCTCCCGGGGCCGGCCGCCGAGGGGGCGCCCCCCTCCCCCGGGGGAGCCGGTGCCGGGTCGGAGGCGGAGACCGGCAGCGGGGACGGGCAGCCGCTGGAGGAGCAGGCAGAGCGTGCCGGGACCGGCACGCTCGAGAACGTGCTCTATGACGGCGTGACCGACGGCGAGCTGATCGCGAAGATCCCCACGGGCCGTCTGGTGCGCTCGCTGCTGCGGGATCTCGGGTTCCTCCTCGGCACGATCATGAGCATCGTCGGCGTCGGCGTCGCGATCTCCCTCGCCCTCTGGCAGGACGGCTTCTCCTTCGCGGTGATCATCGCCCTGCTGCCCACGGCGATCACGATCCCGAAGTACGTCTTCGGACGGATCGAGTCCGGCTGGGGCTTCGTCTCCCGCCACACCGATCGCGGCCTGCGGATGCGCCGCGGCCTCGCGAACACCCGTACCGACAACATCGCCTCGGGGCGCATCCAGCGCTTCGTGCTGCGTCGGCCGCTGCTGTGGCGCGGTCCCGCCTGGACCGCCGTGTCCGTGACCGTCTCCGGGATCGACGACGCCGGGGAGAACGGCGCCGAGAACGTCCTGCCCGTCGGCACCCCGGACGAGCTGGGGGCCACGCTCGGCCACCTCGCGGTCCCGCTGGGGACGAGCGACGACCTCGAGACGCTCGAGCACCTGCTCACGGCGCGGGCACGCGATATCGAGGGGCTGCGCACCCCGGTGCGGCCGTTCTGGATCGCCCGTCGCACCGAGGTCACCGTGCTGCTGCCAGGAGCGCTGATCCACCGCAGCGGACTGCTGGCCAGGACGGTCGCGATCATCCCGCGCGAGCGCGTCCAGGGGCTCACGCTCGAGGACGACCCGTTCGGCCGCCGGCTCGGGGTGCTCGACCTGGCTGTGGGCGTCGCAGGGGACACCGATGAGCGCCTCACGGGGCTCGCCCGCGAGGACGCCCGCGCCCTGCACGCGGTCCTGGCCCGCGACGCCCGCACGCTGCGACGCTACCGGGACCGCGAGCAGTGGCCCCAGCCCGCGCTGGGACGCCGAGCGCCCGGCGTCGCCGAGGTCGCCGCCATCGACCGCGGCGACAGCGGCGAGGGAGACGAGACCGCCGCGTTCCGGACGGTCGCGGTGGATGCCGCCGCCACCGCTGCTGATGAGCCCACGGATGCACCTCGGGAGGATCGATGAGTACGCCCCGACTCGGCATCGGGGTGATCGGCGCCGGTCGCGTGGGCTCCGTCCTCGGTGCCGCCCTGCGCGCCGAGGGACACGCCATCACCGGTGCCTACGCCGTCTCGGACGCCTCCCGCGAACGCGCCGAGGACCTGCTGCCGGGTGTTCCGCTGCTGGACGTGCCGGCGATCGTCGAACGCAGCGAGATGCTGCTGCTGGCCGTCCCCGACGACCAGCTGGGCCCGCTCGCCGCCGGCATCGCCGCCACCGGCCTGTCCCCGGGAGGACAGCTGGTCGTGCACACCTCCGGCCGTTACGGGACCCAGGTGCTCGACCCCTTGGCCCGGGCAGGCAGCGCCACCCTCGCCCTCCACCCCGCCATGACGTTCACCGGGACCCGCGCGGACCTGTCCCGGCTGATCGGCTGCCCGATGGCGATCACCGGTTCACCCACCTTCCTCCCGGTCGCCGGCGCCCTCGTCGTCGAGCTCGGGGGCGAGGCCGTGGTGCTGGCCGAGGGCGATCGTCCGCTCTACCACGCCTCCCTCGCCCACGCCGCGAACCACCTCGTGGTCCTCGTCGACCAGGCCCGCGAGGCCCTGGCGCGACTCGGGATCGAGGACCCCGGGGCGTACCTGCGCCCTTTGCTGGAGGCCGCCCTCGACGAGTCCCTGCGGCACGGATCGCGGGCGCTCACCGGCCCCGTGATGCGCGGGGACGCCGGGACCGTGACCGCACACCTCGACGCCCTCGACGACCTCGATGCGACCGGGATCGATGGGCGCCGCGGCGACACCAGCGACACCTACCGCGCTCTCGCGCGGGCCGCCCTGACCCGTGCGAGACTCCCGGAGGAGACCCGGGCGCAGATCCGGGAGCTGCTCGAGGACCCGCCGACGGAGGACGCATGACCCAGGACGAGGACGCATGATCCAGGACCACGATCAGGACCAGGGCCCCGGGTCCGATCGGCTCGCGCATGCCCGGAGCGCGCGGGGCGAGCGCCCGACCACCACGCTGATCACCACGAAGGCGGAGCTGCGCGCCGCTCGGGCGGCGCTGGGCGGCACCGTCGCCGCGGTGTTCACCATGGGGGCCCTCCACGGCGGGCACCTGGCCCTGGTCCGGCGCGCCCGGGAGATCGCCGACCACGTGATCCTCACCGACTTCGTCAATCCGCTCCAGTTCGGGCCGGGGGAGGACTACGCGGCGTATCCGCGACCTCTCGCAGAGGACCTCGCCCTCGTCGACGGCCTGGTGGACCTCGTCTTCGCCCCGAGCGTCGAGGAGATGTACCCGGTGCTGCCCCCGACGGTCTCGGTGTCCGCGGGCCGGGCCGGCAGGGTGCTCGAGGGAGCGGCCCGCCCGGGCCATTTCGACGGCGTGGTCACCGTCGTCGCGAAGCTGCTGCACCTGACGGCCCCGGATGTCACCGTGTTCGGCCGCAAGGACGCCCAACAGCTGGCGATCATCGGGCGCCTGACCGCCGACCTCGACCTGCCGGTGCGCATCGAACCGGTCGAGATCCAGCGCGAGCCGACGGGCCTGGCCCGTTCCAGCCGCAACGTCTACCTCACCGCAGCGGGCCGGGAGCAGGCGCTGGCCCTGTCCCGCACGATCGCGGCCGCACAGGCCGCAGCGCCATCGGTCGCGGCGATCCGTGCGGCGTTGGAGCGGGCACTGGCCCGCGCCGAGATCGACTGGGCCTACGCCCTGGCTCTGGACCCCGCGACCCTCGAGGAGATCGCCGAGGACCACCGCGGCGAGGTGCTCGTGACCCTCGCCGGACGGGTCGAGGGCACCCGCCTGCTCGACGCCGCTGTGGTGGAGGCGACAGCACCCTGAGCCGGCGGGCTCTCCGGCGGGCAGTGATGCGACAATGGAGACCATGAACGAGAACGCGCCTGCCTCCGACCCGACGGACACCTCCGACCAGGTCGCGGTCCGCAAGTCCAAGCGGGAGCGACTGCTGGAGCGCGGGGAGGAGGCCTACCCGGTCTCGGTCCCGGTGACGACGACGATCGCCGCGGTGCGCGAGGGATACGGACACCTCGAGGCCGGTCAGGAGACGGACGACCTCGTCGGCGTCGCCGGGCGCGTGGTGTTCCTGCGCAGCACCGGCAAGCTCGCCTTCGTCACGGTCCAGGACGGCGAGGGCCGACGCCTGCAGATCATGGCCTCCCTCGCGGTGCTCGGGGAGCAGCGTCTGGCCGATCTGAAGGCCGACGTCGACCTCGGCGACCACGTCTTCTTCCACGGCAGGGTGGGAGCCTCCCGCCGCGGCGAGCTGAGCGTGTTCGCCGATGCCTGGCAGATGGCCGCCAAGGCCGTCCGCCCGCTGCCGGTCCTGCACGCGGAGCTGTCCGAGGAATCGCAGGTCCGCCACCGCTACGTCGACCTCATCGTGCGCCAGCAGGCACGGGACACCGTGCGTCAGCGCGCCGAGGTGATGCACTCCCTGCGCACCTCTTTCCACGACCGCGATTTCGTCGAGGTCGAGACGCCGATGCTGCAGGTGATCCCCTCGGGTGCCGCGGCACGTCCCTTCGTGACCCACATGAATGCCTTCGACCTGGACCTCTTCCTGCGGATCGCCCCTGAACTGTTCCTGAAGCGCGCGGCCGTCGGCGGTCTCGAGCGCGTCTTCGAGATCAACCGGAACTTCCGCAACGAGGGTGCTGATTCCACCCATTCCCCCGAGTTCGCGATGCTCGAGGCGTATCAGGCGTACGGAGATTACGACACGATCGGGGACCTGACCCGCATCCTCGTCCAAGAGGCGGCCGAGCGCGCCACCGGCTCCCAGGTGGTGACGCTGGCGGATGGCAGCGAATACGACTTCTCCGGACAATGGGCGAACATCACCGTCTATGGTTCCCTCTCCGAGTCGCTCGGTGAGGAGATCACCCCCGAGAGCGCCCCGCAGCATCTGCGTGAGATCGCCCGTTCGCTGGGTCTGGATCTCGATCACCCCAGGTTCGGTCACGGCAAGCTCGTCGAGGAGCTGTTCGAGAACCGCGTGGGCGATCACCTCTACGAGCCGACGTTCGTGCGGGACTTCCCCGTCGAGACCAGCCCGCTGGTGCGCGAGCACCGCTCGACCCCGGGCGTGGTCGAGAAGTGGGACCTATACGTGCGCGGTTTCGAACTGGGCACCGGGTACTCCGAGCTCGTCGACCCCGTCATCCAGCGTGAGCGCTTCGCCCAGCAGGCGGCTCTGGCCGCCCAGGGCGATGACGAGGCGATGCGCCTGGACGAGGACTTCCTCGAGGCCATGGAGTATGCGCTGCCGCCGACGGGTGGCATGGGCATGGGCCTGGACCGCCTGCTCATGGCGTTGACCGGGTTGGGGATCCGCGAGACGATCCTGTTCCCCCTCGTGAAGCCGGAGGCCTGAGATGGACAGCGGATTCTGGTACGAAGCAGGTTCTCTGCTCCCGTCGATCGGGGTGGGCCTGTTGTTCTGGTTCGTGATGCGTGCCATTCTGCGCTCCGATCGACGGGAACGCGAGGCCCAGCGTCAGGCCGATCAAGATTACCGGGAACTGCACGACTCGGATGAATAGCGTCACCGTGCTTCCACATTCCTGAGGTTCGGATTGATATCTGACCGTTACTCGTTGATACTGGATCACGCCGACGGCGCCGCACGGCTTCGTCGGCCCTGAATACCCACATCAGCGAGGGAGAACCCCTATGGCACGGAAGACTTACGTGGAGCTCGTCGACGATCTCGACGGCGGTACTGCCGCGGAGACCGTGAGCTTCGCCGTCGACGGCGTCGCCTATGAGATCGATCTGTCCGAGGACAATGCCCGCAAGCTCCGCGAGGAGCTCGACGGCTGGGTCGCGAAGGCCC encodes the following:
- a CDS encoding Rossmann-like and DUF2520 domain-containing protein, which translates into the protein MSTPRLGIGVIGAGRVGSVLGAALRAEGHAITGAYAVSDASRERAEDLLPGVPLLDVPAIVERSEMLLLAVPDDQLGPLAAGIAATGLSPGGQLVVHTSGRYGTQVLDPLARAGSATLALHPAMTFTGTRADLSRLIGCPMAITGSPTFLPVAGALVVELGGEAVVLAEGDRPLYHASLAHAANHLVVLVDQAREALARLGIEDPGAYLRPLLEAALDESLRHGSRALTGPVMRGDAGTVTAHLDALDDLDATGIDGRRGDTSDTYRALARAALTRARLPEETRAQIRELLEDPPTEDA
- a CDS encoding PH domain-containing protein — encoded protein: MSTPEQHPGSAPPGPAPADSDPSGAAAPDAAPSDPAAPPTPRRRTHPITPLVTGWKIVVGIVAVISAQNIARLVEDFTVTRALIGAGVLVAAIVVAIALSGISWWFMTYAVDDDGVSLHTGMISKSRQYAPRARIESVSVERPLLARVLGLAKVRVELAGGGESYLDIEYIRSADAERLRRRILGIAALPGPAAEGAPPSPGGAGAGSEAETGSGDGQPLEEQAERAGTGTLENVLYDGVTDGELIAKIPTGRLVRSLLRDLGFLLGTIMSIVGVGVAISLALWQDGFSFAVIIALLPTAITIPKYVFGRIESGWGFVSRHTDRGLRMRRGLANTRTDNIASGRIQRFVLRRPLLWRGPAWTAVSVTVSGIDDAGENGAENVLPVGTPDELGATLGHLAVPLGTSDDLETLEHLLTARARDIEGLRTPVRPFWIARRTEVTVLLPGALIHRSGLLARTVAIIPRERVQGLTLEDDPFGRRLGVLDLAVGVAGDTDERLTGLAREDARALHAVLARDARTLRRYRDREQWPQPALGRRAPGVAEVAAIDRGDSGEGDETAAFRTVAVDAAATAADEPTDAPREDR
- the panC gene encoding pantoate--beta-alanine ligase, producing the protein MIQDHDQDQGPGSDRLAHARSARGERPTTTLITTKAELRAARAALGGTVAAVFTMGALHGGHLALVRRAREIADHVILTDFVNPLQFGPGEDYAAYPRPLAEDLALVDGLVDLVFAPSVEEMYPVLPPTVSVSAGRAGRVLEGAARPGHFDGVVTVVAKLLHLTAPDVTVFGRKDAQQLAIIGRLTADLDLPVRIEPVEIQREPTGLARSSRNVYLTAAGREQALALSRTIAAAQAAAPSVAAIRAALERALARAEIDWAYALALDPATLEEIAEDHRGEVLVTLAGRVEGTRLLDAAVVEATAP
- the lysS gene encoding lysine--tRNA ligase; protein product: MNENAPASDPTDTSDQVAVRKSKRERLLERGEEAYPVSVPVTTTIAAVREGYGHLEAGQETDDLVGVAGRVVFLRSTGKLAFVTVQDGEGRRLQIMASLAVLGEQRLADLKADVDLGDHVFFHGRVGASRRGELSVFADAWQMAAKAVRPLPVLHAELSEESQVRHRYVDLIVRQQARDTVRQRAEVMHSLRTSFHDRDFVEVETPMLQVIPSGAAARPFVTHMNAFDLDLFLRIAPELFLKRAAVGGLERVFEINRNFRNEGADSTHSPEFAMLEAYQAYGDYDTIGDLTRILVQEAAERATGSQVVTLADGSEYDFSGQWANITVYGSLSESLGEEITPESAPQHLREIARSLGLDLDHPRFGHGKLVEELFENRVGDHLYEPTFVRDFPVETSPLVREHRSTPGVVEKWDLYVRGFELGTGYSELVDPVIQRERFAQQAALAAQGDDEAMRLDEDFLEAMEYALPPTGGMGMGLDRLLMALTGLGIRETILFPLVKPEA